CTGAAAACTATGCAATTGGTTTTAACAGTGAGATATATTCCTTTTAAGATACATTAGAACCAGATATGGAAAGAGTTCACCATTGCTGAATTAGTGTTACGTTAAAAGGTAGGTACAGGATTTGGGACTGGGCGGGGAAGGGGGGATTTGTATCAGTTGAACCTGCTAGATCCACAGACTCTTGAGAAAATCTTGTGCTATAGTTAAAGCTATATTGGGTTTGGGCTAAAGTTAATGATAGGGCTAGAAGAAGCTAAGCTTTACTGCAAGTTTCTACAGGGCTTTCAGAGCCAGGGTAAGATCTGGATGGCCTGATGTAGGACAGGGGATGGGTGGTTGCATGGGTTTTACACCTAAAGCTGGAATTACAGTCCAGGGCAGAGAGTCTAAGTGCTAAATTTACTACATGGTTCTGCAAAGtttgcaaaaagcagcagaaagcctgGAACTGGCAGCTGTGAACGGCTAATTCTGAAGCAGGTAGGACTGCTGGGCAGGCTATGGTTAAAGCTAGTTTTATTTatagcagaggaggaggaaaagtcctggtgcctgcaggaaTTAATGGCCGATAGTAGATTTTGGTGCAATTACTGGGCTACGGATAGATCCAGAGCAGCAATAGCAACATTCTGGCACAGACAGCAAGCACAACACAGAGAGATTTCAGCTGTCAGCAATGCTACAGTGTTCTCAAAGTCAGCTGGGCACCAGACAAGAAAAGCACACCATCACTCATAAACCAATACCCAATGGACCTTCGTCACCTATTTCTTACAAAAGTCTCCTGTCATTTCAGGCTCTCAGTCTGGTGGCCACCACCTAGGACAGCTGGGATCAGAAACATTTATCTCAGTAGCTTAAACAGGCAGTTGCTGTTGTTAACAAATGCCTTCTCTCTGAAAAGGCCAGCTACCGGTGCAGAAAACGGCCAGCTTCTCCTCTTCATCTGCCTCAATCAATAAACATAGTAACTCAAAGAAAACATTACCTCTGAAGGATCGTGTGTCCACTGTCCATCCACGAAGAACTTATATTGGTGCTCTCCTTCTGGCAGGTCCAGGATTGCCACAAAGTTGTTGTGACTGGAATTTAAGACAATCGCcaatgaaatattctgaaaagtgCATCAATCTCTGTGACAAACTGCAACAAACACCATCACATAGATTACAAGTCTCCTTAATATGCAGAAAGCTAATATGGCAACACCATGTTTAAGAGAATCTCTTGTGCAATCTAAAGGTAAAGAATCAAATTATAGTTAATGTGACATGCAAGTCCTAATACATTCAAAATTAATATTGATACTCTTGGCATCAAGGAGCTAGTATCGAACTTTCATAAAGTCATTCTGAcatcttcattttatttgttAGTACATAAGACCTCATTTTGTGTGTGAGGCTCTTGttgatgggaaggaaaaaaaaaccagatcaCTTTTTCTTGCCTTCCAGTATTTGTCATCACAAATTGCATCTCACAGGTGCCagtgaaatgaataaaaaatgaCTGGAAGATGAAAGCAGCAATTCTGCTGCTTTGACATACTTTGGGTTTGAATAGCTATCGTTCAGTAATTTTGACATCCTGGTGCTGTGAACTTCCCGGTTCTTTGGAGCTCTTTGCTGCCATCTCAAAGAAGCTCAGAGATAGCCAGTGCTACATGAACAATTCAAACAGGCCATGCAATACCACTACTTCTCCTCTCAGGTAAGGAGTGCCAGCATACCATCACAGAGCCAGATTTAAGAATTCAGTTTGGAATAATGAGCTCTTTTCTACTTCAGCCTGTCTGATTCAGCAGTACATATTTTTTCAGCCTCTAAAGAGATCCAGACACCTCCTTTCCCAAAGCATCTAATCTGATAAGAAACAAACCTGCTTCTTCTTCCGTAAGGAAATATTTTCGGCCTTCTTCCAAATTCATTTCACCATCTTCCAGACTTTCTACTTTGAATATAACAGCAATACTAATGTTCTActcacttcttttctccctcctatGTTGATAATTTGTTTCATGTTGCTCATGCACAGAACAATCCTCCCATACCATTTCACCAGGCCACTATACTCCTCCCTCAAGTTTCCTAAGAAGTTAAGACACTTCTGCAATAATAAGCCACTCACTGAGGTAAGAAACACCAGGAAGTTGCCAAGGGACCTATCTTTTATGGATAGATCTTCACTGCTAGGCAGCAGGACTCAGATCAACACTTAAGTCCAGACTCTCCGCCATCCACATTGGTTTGTGGAATTAAGCCGAACTCCAGAGCTCTCAGGCAAGGGAGAGTATATGATGCTTTAACACAGGCCTAATGTCTTGTTCATGCCATTTACCAGCAGGTATCCCAGGCTCAGAGCTTCCTAAGAATTCAGATCCTTTGAGCTGGGTGAAAGCCAATGACAGGGCAGGAAAGCACATGTGCCATGGGAGACACTACGTTTAAATCCATCTTCACTCTGTATATCCTAACTCTACCCCAGCTAGTAGACTCTGCACAACAAGGATTGTTTCGGGTCATTCATATGCTGTGACTGGCGAACAAATAACTGCTTGCCACTGTCACACAGCACAGCTGGCATCCCTTGCCATCCAAGAGTCAAAAAACAAGAGAAACTCAGATTCCTGCTTCTCTCCTCAAGACCTTGACATGAAAGTGGCAAATCCAAGCACAATATCATCTGACCACCTTTCTCACTGCACTAATCATTCCCAATCCTTGTGGAGTATTACTGATAGAGCAGAAGTTTATTACCTCCTTGTCAGAGGAATTTTACTCCAGTTGTTGAAGGACCCAGATAAATAaacttctttccctcctccagtcCAACGAAAGACTGTCGGTCGAGCTTGAGTGGGGGTTTTATCACTCACTTCCAGATCTTGTTGCCAGGCCAGGAATTCTTCTTTCTCCAGCGGAGCCTAGGAACACATCTTAATCAAGAATAACTCATAACTGGCAGACACAGACAATCCATCTTTCACTAAAGGTATTCCTGCCCTTAGGCATGCTTATCTAAGGTGCAAGTATACTGTAGTTTTTGTCAGATGGGATTAGAAATTGGGCATTTCAAGAATCTGTTCACAAGTTCATTTGCAAGTGGAAGACAAAATACTCCCCCCTCAAACCTGAGTTAGGCTCAAAAGAAATCACTCACAGCTTTGTAACTGCAGCCAGaaaagtttacaaaatatttgaatataggtagggagagaaaaataattaaaaggaaatatACTTAGAAACATTTGGATGGAACAAATACGGTAGGCACAAAATTTGTACTTGGATCCAGAAAGATTTAGGGCTGTCTAAAAATCTAACAGTATAATTTACTGTTAGATATTCTTATAGCACACAAGTGAGacacagcaaaaataatttctaacAATCTATTTAATAATAAGCAAAAAAGTAGTTAACAGATCttttaatatggaaaataatAGACAGATGAAAGATCACTGGTGACTGCAAGAGCATTAGGGATCTGAAAGAACCTGGGGCACTTAGAACTGGGCAAGAGCTTTGTGCTAGTTACCTTTTAGATACTCTACAGTTAACTCTTACTGGAAAACATGACATCACACTCATGAAATCTGCTTGAATATCAAAGGCACATCCCTCCTTAGtgtgaaaagcaagagagagagtcTACTTTGCGTGCAAACTCAATTATGGAATTATCAAAGACTGCTAACAGCACCACCTCAATGTGACATTACAACTGGACAGTGTTCCCAGGCTGCTACTGTTAGGGGACAAGAACAAACCAGCAATACCTTCATTTCCTCCGAATGGAACAAGTCTGCATCTTCAGGACTATCCATTAAGATTTTGGGTCTATCACCCTCTTTTGTACTGATGGCTCCTCCTGAATTGTCACATCGGGATGCCTTATGCCCATGACGCTCCAGTCCACCTCGCTCGCTGCTTGTGTTCCCCATTTTTTAAAGCcctagaagagaaggaaaagccaGATTAGCACACGTATTTTTGAAGTCAGAAGGCCAGCAGGCAGGACAGCAGACTTATCAGGAGACTTGGATTGTGAGCTGAAGACTCTAAGAAACTTGATTACTCCATCCTGCAAGTATCTTAAAATTATATCACACTCAGAACAAAGAGACTAAGCGACAGCTTTCAGCTAGCCTTGATAATGCGCTATAGTTCAGTATCCTAGCATCTCTGCAAGACTCCATCATTCCAAAAGCTCACCAGGCAGGTATCTGTCACTGCAGTGCACTGGTAGTGCTTCTTCCCAGGCTGTTTGTTCTTCTAACTGCCTTCTGAAATACTCAACACACAAAAAGTTCTGTCAAATCTGTCAAAACATCAGTAGGACTTATGGTCAGAGTGCTTCAAAAACAGCCCACTAAAATGTGACTCCACCAGAGAAAACAGAGTTAGCTCCGCAGAGAACCTGCTGAGGATCCTTACACTGGCTGCCTGCGGCTTAGAAAGCACAAAAACGACACAGTCCCACGGATGCTCCGCAGGAGGCTTCCCGCCAGCCTCCGCTTTTCTTTGAGAGAGACAGGGAcctgctgtgcaggcagcagcacCGCCAGGCAACACAACGCTTCCTCCCGCTCCGTAGCCATGCTGCCACGTCCGCAGGCAGAGCGCATGACACTGGAtgcactcctcctcctccgtACACATGCACCCCGGCATCTACTGCCAGTGGTAGGGGGTGCCCAAACCGAGAACTGCTCCAACATATCCAAGGTTTGCCCAGCTTAGATATCTGGATTAGTATTATTTTATGGCAAAAACATCAACGGGGTCAAAGACTCACGCTGAAAATGGCTGTAGTTTGGTGGATATTCACCTGGGATTCTCTTCTAACATATACAATATTGCAAGTTTCACAGCACTCATAAAGATGTCACATGTTAGCGCTCACTAGGAAGGCTGGTTTTGCAAAACAACCAACCTGTTGACGGATTTACCCAGCATAACTGAAAATGGGTTCATTTAATCTTCCACGATTATTCTTTATTCTGTCCATTTTTACCTTGGAGTTCACTACATGTAAAGCTCACAGCCTCAGGTCATGACTGTCTTAACATCTCCCTGACACACCCCAGCCAGCACAGATCTGGGGCAAAAAACACAAAGAGCACTTTTATTAGTGTCTATATTCCAGAGATTTTCAGTGAAAGTCTGAAGCCAGAGTGCCCCAAATCATCTTTTAAACACGCAGGAGGACTACTAATTCACTTTGCtggtttttaaaagttttgtctTGTTATATGATGCTGGTTCCTGCCATTAGAAAGACAGGGGAAACCTGACAAAAATGGGCAAGTGTGATCCAGCTTTTCGCAGTTGACTGCAGAGACCAGAAGACACTTTTCTTGAGAAACCACCACTACTTCTGACAGAAGCTAATCATCAAATAGAAAAATGACATGAGTTTTCCATTGCTCTGTCTGTGCTTGTTATGAAAATAACCTAGCAGAACTTGCAGCTTTGTGAGCAGCAAAGAACATTTTAGTTGAAAGACCTCTAATTAGTTTTGAGTTTTAGGAAGGAAATATTAAACAAAGCTGAGTTTGTATCTTGAAATATTTCCTGTATTGCTCAGAAACAAAAGAGGACAGTTTACTTCTTGTGAGGATACTGAGGAGCGTGAAATGGAACCACGAAGAACTCATGTGACAGCAGGTATGTCAACACTGACTGTCAATAAATGACAACAAAAAGCCAAAACTTTAAAGGGCTGAAATAAGTTAATAAAGTGGATAAGAACTAAAAGTTTGTAAACTTAAATGAAATGTCGAGACAGATGAGATGGCCCATAGCGAGCATCAGAGGCAGTAACCTTGAACAAAGCCCAGCCTGCCCAACACGTTCAGTGgctggaagaaggggaggaaTCCTGGAGTTTGTTTTAACGAGATGCTATTCGGGACCCTGCAGCTCTCTCAACAGTCTAGAGAGAGTACATTCCACTTCATTAAACATTTCAAGAAATATTTGAGTATGGGGACTAAATTACGTGCATATTAGTAGGGCTGCAGGCTAACAGCCATACTGGGTCAGACGAATGGCTGTGGGGCTAAGCTGACCCAACAGTGGCCGCAGCAGGTTATCTaaggaaaaacagcacagagcAACCAGACGGCGATTCTTCACCATCGCATTAGCCCAAGCTCCAGCAATAACATTATATTTGCTATTACCTTTATAATAGATTTTTATTACATGACTTTACAGAGTTGCTTTTAAACATTCCTAAACCTTTAGCAACCAGGAAAGCCCACAGCAAAACAGAAGATGAACCCTGCCATCCCCAAACCCGCAGGCTTAGCCACACAGCTCTGGGCTTTTCTCCCCACGCTTCCGAGCGGCgtcaagaaaacagaagtcactgCACTTGCGAAGAGGTGTTTCATAATAAGCAATGTCTCAATACCGGAGAACGTTCATCCGTTTCCTCGCTATGGGGTATTCAGATGGTATTCGAGTCGTGCAATAGCACCTTAACATTAGGAGTCCtatgaggaaataaaattaaaaaggaattttcttgcaatataaaaagtaaaaaaataaaggaatacCCAAAAGACAAAACACCAAAAAAGCTGGATAAAACTCCGCTTGCTGCTTCCAGATTTAGCAGGACCGTGACCCCTAAGGCACAGGCAAGGGTGGAAGGATGAGCACCGCCCCAGCTGGGCGCCCCCGGCGGCCGTGCTCACCCGCCACCCGTAACTGGGCCGGCACGGTCCAGCCACGACCGCCCCGAGCCGCGCTGCTAAcgggccgcgggcgggcaggcggctcTGCGCCCGGGCCGCACCGGGGCTCAGCGCGGAGGCGCAGCGGCTTCCGAGAGCGCTACGGCCGCTGCCGGGCGCGGAGCGCAGCGCGCTGCCTGCGGAGCCAAGCCACCGACGAAGCCCCGGCCCGAAAGCGCGTCGGCGCCGACTCCGGCGCCGCTCGCAggcggcagctgctgccgccgAGGGCCGAGCTCAGGGCCACgaagcggccccgccgcccctcgctcACAcccgcagcgctgccccggcccggccgggggaaCTCACcgtcccgcgccgccgccgccgccgctgcacTTCCGCTTCCGGCCCCCTGCGCGGCGCGCGGCCCGGGTGGTAGCGGGGCCCCGCGCGCAGGttccggccgcgccgggggcctcTGGTCAGGAGCCGCGGCGCTGACGCGTCCCGCCACCCCCCGGGGCCATGTCTCGGCAGCCTGGGACCTGCCACCCCACCGGGCTCCATCACCCCCCACAGCCTGTGTCCTGCCACCCCGTGTCCCACCACCCCCCATGTCCCACTACCCCATGTCCCGCCACCCCGTCCTGCCACCCTACCAGCCTGTGCCCCGCCACCCTGCCAGACCCCTGTCCCACCACCCCATCAGGGCCCGTGTCCCCATGGCAGGCCAGTGACACCAGATCCTGTGGCATTTATCACACCGCCCATTAATGTGGTCATTTAATACTCCTGCTAAACTGGTGGTGTAGCTGTGAATTCGCTAGCAAAGAGTAAAGGCTCTTTACCTGTCCCTCAGCTGTTTTCCCCAAGTCACCACCACCGGGAGATTTGGGATATGCTAAGGAGACTGCAGCTGTGTGACCGCTGGGATACTGGAACTGGACAAGAAAAGCACTCCCCTTGGATGCTGTACGCACGCTGATGGCTGACCGGCCAAATAAGATAGTGTGAAAACACCGGCACACAACTCCGTTCCTCTGAGGAAACTGCTCTGCTGCTGGATGGAAATTTAAAAGTCCTTAACATAACTGATGCTCGCCAAATTAAATTACGCTCATATATTGCTCTGACCAATCTGTCTAAGCATTTCCAGTTACACTGTCTCATTCCACCCTGTGCTCTGCCGCTTGCTTTCTTCCACTAACTGGCATAAAGCTGTGAAGACCGCAGGGTTCTGGGATGGTAGTTCTCTTTACAAGGAAATTGTTGTGTTTTTCTTAACCAGTCGAAGTGACCTGCAAACGACAGCAGGATTTCCACCAGCTCAAGACATGTCCTTGTGGCATGCTGTTATGCTGCGGGCAGAACGCTGTggggacagacagacggacggcGCTCAGCGCTGGGTGCACGGCTGGCGCCCGCGGCGGGTTTAGAGGAACAGCTGCATTAACCGGTCTTTCGGGGTGGACTGCCTCGGTGCTGGCTGCCTGCCGGAGGGGCTGCGAGGGGAATGTGTGTGGGAGGCGCTTCCCCAGCTCCCCAGAAGAGTTACACTGCTATAAAATGCAGCTGTTGCTGGTTTTATATTTAACACAGCTTAGCACTCTTAAGTTCTTTGTCTCCAAACATGATTGTTTTCTCTCTCCAATTGTTTTTTGACCCCTCTGTGTGTGCTGGTTACATCCGCAGCACTGACTGCAGCGTAGATCAGAGCTACACGCTCCCGTCACTTGTCTGCCGTTTGCCCGACAGGAACAGCGTGTTGAACTCCACAACGGCCATccacacacactgaaagaaaCCGTACCTTCACCTCAGGGCCCACCCTCTCTGCTTTGCAATGGTGTTACTTGTAGGAGCCACTGACCAGTAACAATCTGCAGGACAGAGTGCTAACAGCTCACGAGGCTGTGGCAAGTGGTCTGAAGGAGGTCCAAGCCCCACCTTGCATTTACACTGCTTTCAGTTTAAAGTTATGGTATTAAATAGGATGGTTCCTCTGTACATGGTGATGACCCATCCATACATGGTGTGCCACGCTCCAGAGCCGTGGGGAGTCACTGGCGTGTAGGTGGGACAGAGGCCATGGATGCAGCTATCTCAACCTCTCCCGCTGGTCATAGGCATCTCAGCTTCTTGGTGGCTGGGCCTCACtgttgctgcttctcctctgccCTCTTCTCCTCGTGACTGCTTTCTTTTCACCTCTGATTCTTGTCTTCCCTCACCACCATGTGGGAGCAGCACAGTCCAGCAGCAGTCGGCCTCTGTGTCTCGCTGTGAGTTGCCAGGTCCCCATGAATTATGAGGGCTAAATAATATTACACCACGGACAATGAATCTTTCATGGGGGCTTACCAGTGCTGCCCACTAAACCACCACCCCACCCTCGTGGGCATGTCTGTATGCACGGTCCTTGCATGCACTGGGGTATTGTTTTCTCCTGCCAGCTCAAGTGGGAGCCCTGACAGCTATTAGTGCAGGAGATGTGGGAAGCAAGAGATTAGCTGCAGACATGCCGcgagggcctggcagagctcgtGCACCCGCTTGTTTTTCAGAACCCTGGCGTTTTGCTCCAGCCTTTAAGTGCATCTGTGATTTCTGCCTTCTCCCATGCTCTGCAACCTGATGGTAGCTAGGGCATTAAGCTGCCTCCCTTCCACTCCATCCAGTACCAGCCTCCACATACCAAAAGAAGACTACAAGACACCTTCTCTGCACCTGTCCCCTTGCATATCTGTCTTAATCGTCCTTTCTTACTGCCAGACCAGGACAGAACAGGGGGAAACTGGTTCACATTCTTCCACCAACACTTCCATATTTCCTGGGTCACAAATGAGGTTCCTGTTTAACTTCCCTAGTGAGAAAGTCAGAGGTGTGACTTGCCATTGAAATAATTTATGATGACAACTCTCTCTTGCCTTCTAAACTGCCATATCTCTGAGATGGGACATGCAGAAACAGGTCACAGGTTTAGCCTTTACTAAGCATTCCTGTCATTATTCCCACAGTCATTCATTCCTTAGCTGTGTAGTTGTGTAGATTGCCCTAAAAGAATAATGCCCATGAATAATGACTGTAAGCATTTTCAATGAGAAGGAGAGAAGAATTAGATAAAAATCTCCTTCTTGCCTCTGACACTAACTGCTAATATGACCTTTGAGAAGACACTTAATCACTTATGCCTTTAGCTATTAGCTTTTCATCAGCCAAATGGAGATGATGCTAGGTTGGCCAAGTATTGAAAAATCTTTTAGTATAGagaattgcaaaatattttgttctggtGTATTCAGGACCCTACTTGTGTTCCCTGCCCACATTTCCATAGAAAAATATTCACTTTAAGCAAACAGATTTAggcatcacagaaaacaaatacaaaattactTAGCATTAGTGATCACACCAACAATGTGAATGTTCTAAGATTTGCGCTTGTCtgctcaggaaaaagaaatggtatCATGGGAACGGCATGGTGAATCACAGCTAGACAGCACAGCTTGAATTGCAAATGGCAGGCTGCAGGGtcaaagaagcagagaaaaatgaaCTGAATAATTCTGAATAAGAAATTCACTTGAAAAAAACCTCACAGTTCACTTGCAGACTTTCTGCAAACcataaaacaagacaaaatgaaCTGATTAAATGCTCCATCAGGTATCATGACTGTGCTACAGCACCTCATAGGGCAACGCGAGGTTCTAAAAGGAGATGTTTGTAAAACACCTGCAAGATATGAAGAGCCATATGACTCCTGTGTCACTCATCATGTCAATACCCACAAGCAAAGGTCAGCTCCTTCTCCCCTTACTCACATCTACCACACTTAAACAAATATGAATTAGACCTGGCCTGACTATTAAAACTCAAACAGAACATCCTGTTCAGAAAGTCATTTTAAG
This is a stretch of genomic DNA from Dromaius novaehollandiae isolate bDroNov1 chromosome 17, bDroNov1.hap1, whole genome shotgun sequence. It encodes these proteins:
- the PRKAB1 gene encoding 5'-AMP-activated protein kinase subunit beta-1, whose protein sequence is MGNTSSERGGLERHGHKASRCDNSGGAISTKEGDRPKILMDSPEDADLFHSEEMKAPLEKEEFLAWQQDLEVSDKTPTQARPTVFRWTGGGKEVYLSGSFNNWSKIPLTRSHNNFVAILDLPEGEHQYKFFVDGQWTHDPSEPVVTSQLGTVNNIIQVKKTDFEVFDALMVDSQKCSDMSELSSSPPGPYHQEPYVCKAEERFKSPPILPPHLLQVILNKDTGISCDPALLPEPNHVMLNHLYALSIKDGVMVLSATHRYKKKYVTTLLYKPI